From a single Bradyrhizobium sediminis genomic region:
- a CDS encoding aa3-type cytochrome c oxidase subunit IV yields MAEHSEVAYTTADGNDYPAHEQTYEGFIMLVKYGTAAVIFIVAMMAIFLT; encoded by the coding sequence ATGGCAGAGCATAGCGAAGTGGCCTACACGACCGCCGACGGCAACGATTATCCGGCCCATGAGCAGACCTATGAAGGTTTCATCATGCTGGTGAAGTACGGCACCGCTGCCGTCATCTTCATCGTGGCCATGATGGCGATTTTCCTGACCTGA
- a CDS encoding Re/Si-specific NAD(P)(+) transhydrogenase subunit alpha, with protein sequence MKIAVAKEIDPSEPRVAASPDTVKKYRALGVDIAVEPGAGIKSGLPDSEFTTAGATVSADALKDADIIIKVKRPEASELARYKRGALVIAIMDPYGNDAALKAMAEAGISAFAMELMPRITRAQVMDVLSSQANLAGYRAVIEAAEAFGRAFPMMMTAAGTIPAAKVFVMGVGVAGLQAIATARRLGAVVTATDVRPATKEQVESLGAKFLAVEDEEFKNAQTAGGYAKEMSKEYQAKQAALTAEHVKKQDIVITTALIPGRPAPKLVSAEMVKSMKPGSVLVDLAVERGGNVEGAKAGEVVDTDGVKIVGYTNVAGRVAASASSLYARNLFSFIETLVDKASKSLAVNWDDELVKATALTRDGTVIHPNFQPKSA encoded by the coding sequence ATGAAGATTGCCGTCGCCAAGGAAATCGATCCATCCGAGCCGCGGGTCGCCGCTTCGCCGGACACGGTGAAAAAATATAGGGCGTTGGGCGTCGATATCGCGGTCGAGCCGGGCGCGGGCATCAAGTCGGGCCTGCCGGATTCCGAATTCACCACGGCCGGCGCCACCGTCAGCGCCGACGCGCTGAAGGACGCCGACATCATCATCAAGGTGAAGCGGCCCGAAGCTTCCGAACTGGCCAGGTACAAGCGCGGCGCGCTGGTGATCGCCATCATGGACCCCTACGGCAACGACGCCGCGCTGAAGGCGATGGCGGAGGCCGGCATCTCGGCATTCGCGATGGAACTGATGCCGCGCATCACCCGCGCCCAGGTGATGGACGTGCTGTCGAGCCAGGCCAATCTCGCCGGCTACCGCGCCGTGATCGAGGCGGCAGAAGCCTTCGGCCGCGCCTTTCCGATGATGATGACGGCGGCCGGCACCATCCCGGCGGCCAAGGTGTTCGTGATGGGCGTCGGCGTTGCCGGCCTGCAGGCGATCGCGACCGCGCGGCGGCTGGGCGCCGTCGTCACCGCGACCGACGTGCGGCCCGCCACCAAGGAGCAGGTCGAAAGTCTCGGCGCCAAGTTCCTCGCGGTCGAGGATGAGGAATTCAAGAACGCCCAGACCGCCGGCGGCTACGCAAAGGAAATGTCGAAAGAGTATCAGGCCAAGCAGGCCGCGCTGACCGCCGAGCACGTCAAGAAGCAGGACATCGTCATCACCACGGCGCTGATCCCGGGCCGCCCGGCGCCGAAGCTCGTCAGCGCGGAAATGGTGAAGTCGATGAAGCCCGGCTCGGTGCTGGTGGATCTCGCCGTCGAGCGCGGCGGCAATGTCGAGGGCGCCAAAGCCGGCGAAGTGGTCGATACCGACGGCGTCAAGATCGTCGGCTATACCAATGTCGCAGGCCGCGTCGCGGCATCGGCCTCGAGCCTCTATGCGCGCAATCTGTTTTCGTTCATCGAGACCCTCGTCGACAAGGCCAGCAAGTCGCTCGCGGTGAACTGGGACGACGAACTGGTGAAGGCGACCGCGCTGACCAGGGACGGCACCGTCATTCATCCGAACTTCCAGCCGAAGAGCGCGTGA
- a CDS encoding proton-translocating transhydrogenase family protein: MDHIAQAVDPFVFRLSIFVLAVFVGYFVVWSVTPALHTPLMSVTNAISSVIVVGALLAVGVPMISSGSGWARGFGFVALVFACVNIFGGFLVTQRMLAMYKKKAK; encoded by the coding sequence ATGGATCATATCGCGCAGGCCGTCGACCCCTTCGTGTTCCGGCTGTCGATTTTCGTGCTCGCCGTGTTCGTCGGCTATTTCGTGGTGTGGTCGGTGACCCCGGCGCTGCATACGCCACTGATGTCGGTGACCAATGCGATCTCCTCGGTGATCGTGGTCGGCGCGCTGCTCGCGGTCGGCGTTCCCATGATCTCAAGCGGCAGCGGCTGGGCGCGCGGGTTCGGCTTCGTCGCGCTGGTCTTCGCCTGTGTGAATATCTTCGGCGGCTTCCTTGTCACCCAGCGCATGCTGGCGATGTACAAGAAGAAGGCAAAGTGA
- a CDS encoding NAD(P)(+) transhydrogenase (Re/Si-specific) subunit beta — MNANLAAVLYLVAGVLFILSLRGLSSPASSRQGNFFGMIGMAIAVATTLASHPPADGLAWVLVILGVAIGGGVGAVIARRVPMTSMPELVAAFHSLVGMAAVLVAAGAFYAPEAFDIGKPGHIHGASLVEMSLGVAIGALTFTGSVIAFLKLSGRMSGAPIILPARHLINIALGVALVVFIVRLVMFGSAVDFWVITIIALVLGALLIIPIGGADMPVVISMLNSYSGWAAAGIGFTLGNSALIITGALVGSSGAILSYIMCHAMNRSFISVILGGFGGETAAAGGGTGEVRPVKLGSADDAAFIMKNAQKVIIVPGYGMAVAQAQHALREMADQLKKEGVEVKYAIHPVAGRMPGHMNVLLAEANVPYDEVFELEDINSEFAQADVAFVIGANDVTNPAAEEDKTSPIYGMPVLQVWKAGTVMFIKRSLASGYAGIDNPLFYRDNTMMLLGDAKKMTENIVKGM, encoded by the coding sequence ATGAACGCCAATCTGGCTGCAGTACTGTATCTCGTGGCGGGTGTGCTGTTCATCCTGTCACTGCGGGGGCTGTCCAGTCCCGCCTCATCCCGCCAGGGCAATTTCTTCGGCATGATCGGCATGGCGATCGCGGTCGCGACCACGCTCGCGAGCCATCCGCCGGCGGACGGTCTTGCCTGGGTGCTGGTGATCCTAGGCGTCGCCATCGGTGGCGGCGTCGGCGCCGTGATCGCGCGCCGGGTGCCGATGACCTCGATGCCGGAACTGGTCGCGGCGTTTCACTCGCTGGTCGGCATGGCCGCGGTGCTGGTGGCGGCCGGCGCGTTCTATGCGCCCGAAGCCTTCGACATCGGCAAGCCCGGCCATATCCACGGCGCCAGCCTGGTCGAAATGTCACTCGGCGTCGCCATCGGCGCGCTGACCTTCACCGGTTCGGTGATTGCGTTCCTGAAACTGTCGGGCCGCATGAGCGGCGCGCCGATCATCCTCCCCGCGCGTCACCTCATCAATATCGCGCTCGGCGTGGCGCTGGTGGTGTTCATCGTCCGCCTCGTGATGTTCGGCAGCGCAGTCGACTTCTGGGTCATCACCATCATCGCGCTGGTGCTCGGCGCGCTCCTGATCATTCCGATCGGCGGCGCCGACATGCCGGTCGTGATCTCGATGTTGAACTCCTATTCCGGCTGGGCCGCCGCCGGCATCGGCTTCACGCTCGGCAATTCGGCGCTGATCATCACCGGTGCGCTGGTCGGCTCGTCGGGCGCGATCCTGTCCTACATCATGTGCCACGCGATGAACCGCTCCTTCATCTCGGTCATCCTCGGCGGCTTCGGCGGCGAGACCGCGGCCGCGGGCGGTGGCACCGGCGAAGTGCGCCCGGTGAAACTGGGCTCGGCCGACGATGCCGCCTTCATCATGAAGAACGCGCAGAAGGTCATCATCGTGCCCGGCTACGGCATGGCGGTGGCGCAGGCGCAGCATGCGCTGCGCGAGATGGCGGATCAGCTCAAGAAGGAAGGCGTCGAGGTCAAATACGCGATCCACCCAGTCGCGGGCCGCATGCCCGGCCACATGAACGTGCTGCTGGCCGAAGCCAACGTGCCCTATGACGAGGTGTTCGAACTCGAGGACATCAATTCCGAATTCGCCCAGGCCGACGTCGCCTTCGTGATCGGCGCCAACGACGTCACCAATCCGGCGGCCGAGGAAGACAAGACCTCGCCGATCTACGGCATGCCGGTGTTGCAGGTCTGGAAGGC